In Hymenobacter gelipurpurascens, one DNA window encodes the following:
- a CDS encoding efflux RND transporter periplasmic adaptor subunit, which produces MGQHSTLPLAAFLLLLPFPEVAQQKATPIAPAQPANTPAAPEAVVLAGIVEPAAMLPVKVSDHGWVRQVFFAEGEYVKKRQILLRLYQKGQNSSEFDRHFLLAPQAGILVKKQVEVGQHVPTGGTVAMLQDVAQVKVPLLMPSPLEQRLKLCDPVSVSILELPSRTFTGLVETIAHTRKPASKQTVTVLIHNTGSPRIRPGMHATVRLPIRPVPAMARR; this is translated from the coding sequence ATGGGTCAGCATAGTACTCTGCCTCTTGCGGCTTTTCTGCTCCTGCTTCCTTTTCCTGAAGTTGCGCAACAGAAGGCTACACCTATAGCTCCAGCGCAGCCTGCAAATACCCCGGCGGCTCCCGAAGCGGTGGTGCTGGCAGGCATTGTAGAGCCAGCCGCCATGCTCCCCGTTAAGGTGTCGGACCATGGCTGGGTGCGCCAGGTTTTCTTCGCCGAGGGAGAGTACGTCAAGAAACGTCAGATTTTACTCCGCCTCTACCAAAAAGGTCAGAATTCCAGCGAGTTTGATCGGCACTTTTTGCTGGCGCCACAGGCAGGTATTCTCGTGAAAAAACAAGTGGAGGTTGGCCAACATGTGCCTACCGGAGGCACTGTTGCCATGCTCCAGGATGTAGCGCAGGTGAAAGTACCGCTACTTATGCCCAGCCCGCTGGAGCAGCGCCTAAAACTGTGCGACCCGGTTTCGGTGAGTATTCTGGAGTTACCGTCTCGTACGTTTACTGGCCTGGTTGAGACGATAGCCCACACCAGGAAGCCGGCCTCAAAACAGACCGTTACGGTCCTGATTCACAATACCGGCTCGCCGCGCATCAGGCCCGGTATGCATGCCACCGTCCGGTTGCCCATTAGGCCAGTGCCTGCTATGGCCCGGCGCTAG
- a CDS encoding phosphatase PAP2 family protein produces MRYFSSLFLAGALFLAPKPDATAQKTSRSPYKTRFAVDAPITLGLGAVSGLGLYLVQQKDGLTNEQLATLSKNDVPKFDRFSAGNFSRSAQTAGDFLCYGSLLAAPGLLALNEDVRGHYGQVLGLYLQTMLATDAIFTTTVGTVTRYRPFLYGSEGGASRNSKISTNSFFAGHTAHTATATFFAAKVFHDFNPDSPAEPFVWGAAALLPAAVAYTRIEAGKHFLSDNLVGYALGATMGVVVPQLHKTGRSNGYSFAPVQGLNANGYSYSGLLMTKQL; encoded by the coding sequence ATGCGATATTTCTCCTCTCTGTTTCTTGCTGGAGCCTTATTTCTGGCCCCCAAACCCGACGCTACGGCGCAGAAAACCTCCCGTTCGCCCTACAAGACCCGCTTTGCGGTAGATGCGCCTATTACGCTTGGGCTGGGTGCCGTGAGTGGCCTAGGCCTGTATCTGGTGCAGCAAAAAGACGGACTGACCAATGAGCAGCTGGCAACCCTCAGCAAGAATGATGTGCCGAAGTTCGACCGGTTCTCGGCGGGCAACTTCAGCAGGTCGGCCCAAACGGCCGGCGACTTTCTCTGCTACGGCTCACTGCTGGCCGCGCCTGGCCTGCTAGCCCTGAACGAGGATGTGCGTGGCCACTACGGCCAGGTGCTAGGCCTGTACCTGCAAACTATGCTGGCCACCGATGCCATTTTCACGACCACCGTCGGGACCGTAACGCGCTACCGGCCATTCCTGTATGGCTCGGAAGGCGGCGCCTCGCGCAACAGCAAGATTTCCACCAACTCCTTCTTCGCGGGCCACACGGCGCATACGGCCACGGCCACTTTCTTCGCCGCCAAAGTCTTCCACGATTTCAACCCCGATTCGCCGGCCGAGCCCTTCGTGTGGGGCGCGGCGGCGCTGCTGCCGGCGGCAGTGGCCTACACGCGCATTGAGGCCGGCAAGCACTTCCTCTCCGATAATTTGGTAGGCTATGCTCTAGGGGCTACCATGGGCGTAGTGGTGCCGCAGCTCCACAAAACCGGCCGCAGCAACGGGTACTCGTTCGCGCCGGTTCAGGGCCTGAACGCAAACGGCTACTCCTACAGCGGGCTGCTGATGACCAAGCAGCTCTAG
- a CDS encoding GNAT family N-acetyltransferase — protein sequence MQLKLAGLEDIEDVLTLHRKYQIDTILEEDKKDGFVTTNFTREQLTKLIQEEQGLFIARHEEAVMAYVMAASWQYWSVWPIFARMIADLPKLTFAGHTLSTENSYQYGPVCVDKAYRGSGLLEAIFEFAREKMSHRYPVLVTFINQINTRSYRAHTQKLGLVVLAEFEFNNNHYLELAYDTSKSLSLHQSTHGQH from the coding sequence ATGCAACTCAAACTAGCTGGCCTAGAAGATATAGAAGACGTTCTAACGCTTCACCGGAAGTACCAGATCGATACGATTCTGGAGGAGGACAAGAAGGACGGTTTCGTGACCACCAACTTCACCCGCGAGCAGCTGACTAAGCTGATTCAGGAAGAGCAGGGGCTGTTTATTGCCCGGCACGAAGAAGCGGTAATGGCCTACGTGATGGCGGCCTCGTGGCAGTACTGGTCGGTGTGGCCGATTTTCGCCCGCATGATTGCGGACCTCCCTAAACTTACATTCGCGGGCCACACGTTAAGCACCGAAAACTCCTATCAGTACGGGCCGGTTTGCGTTGATAAAGCCTACCGGGGCAGCGGGTTGCTGGAAGCTATTTTTGAATTCGCCCGTGAGAAGATGTCGCACCGCTACCCGGTGCTGGTCACGTTCATCAACCAGATAAATACCCGCTCTTATCGGGCGCACACGCAAAAGCTGGGGCTAGTGGTACTTGCGGAGTTTGAGTTTAACAACAACCACTACCTCGAACTGGCCTACGACACCTCCAAAAGCCTGAGCCTGCACCAAAGCACCCACGGGCAGCACTAA
- a CDS encoding c-type cytochrome translates to MKHILAVLCALAWYSSPVLAQKKPAPKAKPAPAKTAAISAATLAAGKTVYVQNCLTCHQADGGGVDGLNPPLTKTSYVLGDKTRLVKVVLNGLQGEDIEGEPYNNVMPGFEALTDQQIADVLTYVRNSFGNKASAVKAPEVKVIRTTSKK, encoded by the coding sequence ATGAAGCATATTCTTGCTGTTCTGTGCGCGCTGGCCTGGTATAGCAGCCCGGTCCTGGCCCAGAAAAAACCGGCCCCTAAAGCCAAACCTGCCCCGGCAAAAACAGCGGCTATTTCGGCAGCCACGCTGGCGGCTGGCAAAACCGTGTACGTCCAGAACTGCCTTACCTGCCACCAGGCCGATGGCGGTGGCGTAGATGGCCTCAACCCGCCTCTCACCAAAACCAGCTACGTACTAGGCGACAAAACCCGCTTAGTAAAAGTGGTGCTCAATGGCTTACAGGGCGAAGACATTGAGGGAGAGCCTTACAACAACGTGATGCCCGGTTTCGAGGCCCTTACGGATCAGCAGATTGCCGACGTGCTGACCTACGTACGCAACAGCTTCGGCAACAAAGCCAGCGCCGTGAAGGCTCCGGAAGTGAAAGTTATCAGGACAACCAGCAAAAAGTAA
- a CDS encoding PQQ-dependent sugar dehydrogenase, with amino-acid sequence MKNTFSRYWLLPTALVGSLSLLALKPTKTIVPDADNAGLKLPAGFGALKVAETGARTRHITITHQGTIFVKLNRPNAAGKGVLMLRENSSGKAEVVSGFGNYGGTGIYSTPEYLFASSDQEVFRYKLNGKGEVTNPEQPEKIITGLLNRKQHESKSITLDKAGNIYVNVGAYSNACQVKDRQKGSLGMPNCPVLDSAGGIWQFRADKLNQTYGNGIRYATGLRNVVGLDWNTQANQLFVMQHGRDQLYDNFPNLYDSKQSAELPAECMYALKKGDNAGWPYLYYDNIQHKKMVGPEYGGDGKKEATGNYIDPAAAYPAHTAPNALLFYTGTMFPEKYRNGAFIAFHGSWNRAPEPQKGYYVVFQPFKDGKPSGDWEVFADNFAGTPANAAAGRPDHKPCGLAQGPDGSLYVTDDKKGTIYRIVYAKK; translated from the coding sequence ATGAAAAATACGTTTTCCCGCTACTGGCTGCTGCCTACGGCACTGGTTGGGAGCCTGTCGTTGCTGGCCCTTAAGCCCACCAAAACGATAGTGCCCGACGCTGATAATGCCGGCCTGAAGTTGCCCGCTGGCTTCGGGGCCCTGAAAGTAGCCGAAACGGGTGCCCGCACCCGCCACATTACCATCACGCACCAGGGGACCATCTTCGTGAAGCTGAACCGGCCCAACGCTGCCGGCAAAGGTGTGCTGATGCTGCGCGAGAACAGCAGCGGCAAAGCCGAAGTGGTGAGCGGCTTCGGCAACTACGGCGGCACGGGCATCTACAGCACCCCCGAGTACCTGTTTGCCTCTTCCGACCAGGAAGTTTTCCGCTACAAGCTCAACGGCAAAGGCGAAGTCACGAACCCTGAGCAGCCCGAGAAAATCATCACGGGCTTGCTCAACCGCAAGCAGCACGAAAGCAAGTCCATCACACTGGATAAAGCGGGCAACATCTACGTGAATGTGGGCGCTTACTCCAACGCCTGCCAGGTGAAAGACCGCCAGAAAGGCTCGTTGGGCATGCCCAATTGCCCCGTTCTCGACTCGGCGGGCGGCATCTGGCAGTTCCGCGCCGACAAGCTCAACCAGACCTACGGCAACGGAATTCGCTACGCTACTGGCCTACGCAACGTGGTGGGCCTCGACTGGAACACGCAGGCCAATCAGCTCTTTGTGATGCAGCACGGCCGCGACCAGCTCTACGACAACTTTCCGAACTTATATGACAGCAAGCAGTCGGCGGAGCTGCCCGCGGAGTGCATGTATGCCCTGAAAAAAGGCGATAACGCCGGCTGGCCTTACCTGTACTACGATAACATCCAGCACAAGAAAATGGTAGGCCCCGAGTACGGCGGCGACGGTAAGAAAGAAGCTACCGGCAACTACATTGACCCTGCCGCGGCGTACCCCGCCCACACGGCTCCCAACGCCCTGCTGTTCTACACCGGCACCATGTTCCCCGAGAAATACCGCAACGGCGCTTTCATAGCCTTCCACGGTTCCTGGAACCGCGCCCCCGAGCCCCAGAAAGGCTATTACGTAGTGTTCCAGCCCTTCAAAGATGGCAAGCCTTCCGGCGACTGGGAAGTGTTTGCCGATAATTTCGCGGGCACGCCGGCCAATGCCGCTGCAGGTCGGCCCGATCATAAGCCCTGCGGCCTGGCCCAAGGCCCCGATGGCTCGCTCTACGTCACCGACGACAAGAAAGGCACCATTTACCGCATTGTGTACGCCAAAAAATAA
- a CDS encoding LacI family DNA-binding transcriptional regulator, producing MKRATLRDIAQSLGVTVATVSRALKNYPDISATTKQTVLATAERMHYAPHPLAVKLRQKSYRVVGVVVPDIVHPFFSDVISGIIEVVEALGYHVILSQSNESYEKEIRVTQMLLATGVDGLLVCLSNETVDVGHLRALQDYDLPVVLFDKINSGLDASTVVTNDFQGAYDAVTHLLDQGYTRVAHIKGPPHPENTRQRFAGYRAALAAYGLPFRPEYVGECHAVTHSEGVTFARQFMALPEPPDSLFAVTDSVAIGAITALREGGWRVPQDMAVIGFSDWAVCQLMEPSISSVAQPGYEIGRRASELLLREIQQLRDEQPLEHDHLVLDATIKIRQSSQRPAIR from the coding sequence ATGAAAAGAGCTACTCTACGCGACATTGCCCAGAGTCTGGGCGTAACCGTTGCCACCGTATCGCGGGCCCTGAAAAACTACCCTGATATTAGCGCCACCACGAAGCAAACGGTACTGGCCACGGCCGAGCGGATGCACTACGCGCCCCACCCGCTGGCCGTGAAGCTGCGCCAGAAGTCCTATAGAGTGGTAGGGGTGGTGGTGCCCGACATTGTGCACCCGTTTTTTTCCGATGTCATCAGTGGCATTATTGAAGTGGTGGAGGCCCTGGGCTACCATGTGATTCTGAGCCAGAGCAATGAGAGCTACGAAAAAGAAATCAGGGTAACCCAAATGCTGCTGGCTACCGGCGTAGATGGCCTACTAGTGTGCCTGTCCAATGAAACCGTGGATGTAGGCCACCTGCGCGCCCTCCAGGACTACGACCTGCCCGTGGTGCTGTTTGATAAAATCAACTCGGGGCTGGATGCCAGTACCGTAGTAACCAACGACTTTCAAGGGGCCTACGACGCCGTTACGCACTTGCTTGATCAGGGCTATACCCGCGTGGCCCACATCAAAGGCCCGCCGCACCCCGAGAATACCCGCCAGCGCTTTGCCGGCTACCGAGCCGCCCTGGCGGCCTATGGCCTGCCGTTCCGGCCTGAGTACGTGGGCGAGTGCCACGCCGTCACGCATTCCGAAGGGGTCACCTTTGCCAGGCAGTTTATGGCCCTGCCCGAGCCGCCCGATTCTCTGTTTGCCGTTACCGATTCGGTGGCTATTGGGGCCATTACCGCCCTGCGGGAAGGTGGCTGGCGCGTGCCACAGGATATGGCCGTCATTGGCTTCAGCGACTGGGCCGTGTGCCAACTGATGGAACCCAGCATCAGCTCCGTTGCTCAGCCCGGCTATGAAATCGGCCGGCGGGCCAGTGAGCTGCTGCTGCGCGAAATTCAGCAGCTCCGCGACGAGCAACCTCTGGAACACGACCATCTGGTGCTGGATGCCACCATTAAAATACGGCAGTCGTCGCAGCGTCCAGCTATCAGGTAA
- a CDS encoding SusC/RagA family TonB-linked outer membrane protein, whose amino-acid sequence MSEFLQTRGSLLVAFLALSGSALGQGIVRGTVAEANGSPVVGATVLIKGTSTAAPTNATGQYELTTAPGNYELVISSIGYKTQSRAVTIGSSPTTLNITLQEDSQALSEVVVTGYGTARKQDVTGAVAVVGEKEFNRGTFTSPDQLIQGRVSGVQVSNNSGQPGGPATIRIRGNSAVTGTGQPLYVVDGVPLDGRTARPGLVASADVGTGADSNPLNFLNPDDIESLTVLKDASATAIYGSRAAYGVVLITTKKGKSGAPTLNVGVSTGFSKLLRRPEYLDAGQYREAITYYGAPAANDKGGDVDALKEILRTGYLQNYNVAMSGGGETGRYRLSLGYLDQDGIVRKTGFKKYSANLSTNLQFLESKKLGMDINIATSQFREELANITTDAGFRGSLIGQALQWNPTQPLRNTDGSLFIQSGDVVNPLAASELYNDKSRVNTILASIAPSFKFTDWLQYRMLLSVNYNSGERRTSIDQRLINYPGIENQGFASISNNELTTQQIAHTLSLNKSIATDLNLNAVIGYEYTKFENLGSNVNAFGNPAAGGFGVFGLDYTNYIQSSATGSRQVSSFVDPSSELQSLFGRAIFNYKDRYIVTGTLRRDASSKFGPNNRAGYFPSFAVAWDLGQEAFFPAEQLSQLKLRAGYGRTGNQEFPAGSAQGRFSINDNGAQAPINDANPDLKWQSDAQFNAGVDIGAFNNRLTFTADYFHKSTTDLLFPRLPGQPAPPVQAIRWTNLDGKIVNKGVELALGTTLITNEQVEVSLNANATFIRNEVTGLSGADIPTGAINGQGLTGALSQLITNGYPINAFFLPQYNGINEQGLSNAFGPAVYSGSPNPRTLLGLGANARYGKLSLVANMTGVFGQYIYNNTLNAVGAIGQIGAGKNIALSTFENSTKEATGNPSAASTRYLEKGNYLKMSNLTLAYSFGDIGSFLKGARIYATGQNLFVITKYDGFDPEINTVKRGANQVPSIGIDYLPYPSARTFTFGVNFSL is encoded by the coding sequence ATGTCAGAATTTCTACAGACTAGGGGAAGCCTCCTGGTCGCGTTTCTGGCCTTGTCCGGTAGCGCGCTGGGGCAAGGCATCGTTCGAGGCACAGTAGCAGAGGCAAACGGCTCCCCGGTTGTGGGCGCTACCGTCCTGATCAAGGGCACCAGCACGGCAGCCCCCACCAACGCAACCGGCCAGTACGAGCTGACCACCGCTCCCGGAAACTACGAGCTGGTCATCTCCTCGATCGGCTACAAGACCCAATCGCGGGCCGTGACCATCGGCTCTTCGCCCACCACGCTCAACATCACGCTTCAGGAAGACTCGCAGGCTTTGAGCGAGGTGGTGGTAACGGGCTATGGCACGGCCCGCAAACAGGACGTGACCGGGGCCGTGGCGGTAGTAGGCGAGAAGGAATTCAACCGGGGCACCTTCACCTCGCCCGACCAGTTGATTCAGGGTCGAGTATCGGGGGTGCAGGTCAGCAACAATAGCGGCCAGCCTGGCGGGCCCGCCACCATCCGCATTCGAGGCAACTCCGCCGTGACGGGCACCGGCCAGCCGCTGTACGTGGTAGATGGCGTGCCACTTGATGGGCGCACCGCCCGACCTGGCCTAGTAGCCTCCGCCGACGTTGGAACCGGCGCCGACAGTAACCCGCTCAACTTCCTCAACCCCGACGATATTGAGTCGCTGACGGTGCTGAAGGATGCCTCCGCTACGGCCATCTACGGCTCACGGGCGGCCTACGGCGTAGTACTCATCACCACCAAGAAAGGCAAATCGGGGGCTCCAACCCTAAATGTGGGTGTATCCACTGGTTTCTCTAAACTACTACGCCGGCCCGAATACCTGGATGCCGGTCAGTACCGCGAGGCCATTACCTACTACGGAGCCCCGGCCGCCAACGACAAGGGCGGCGACGTGGACGCGCTCAAAGAAATTCTGCGCACCGGCTACCTGCAGAATTACAATGTGGCCATGAGCGGCGGCGGCGAAACTGGCCGCTACCGTCTCTCGCTGGGCTACCTCGACCAAGATGGTATTGTGCGCAAAACGGGCTTCAAGAAGTACAGTGCTAACCTCTCCACGAACCTGCAATTTCTGGAGAGCAAGAAGTTGGGCATGGACATCAATATTGCCACGAGCCAGTTCCGCGAAGAGTTGGCCAACATCACCACTGATGCCGGCTTCCGGGGTAGCCTTATTGGGCAAGCCCTGCAGTGGAACCCCACGCAGCCCCTGCGCAACACCGATGGCTCACTCTTCATCCAGTCGGGCGACGTGGTGAACCCGCTGGCAGCCTCGGAGCTTTACAACGACAAGTCCCGCGTGAATACCATTCTGGCCAGCATCGCGCCCTCGTTTAAGTTCACTGACTGGCTCCAGTACCGGATGCTGCTGAGCGTGAACTACAACAGCGGTGAGCGACGCACTTCCATCGATCAGCGACTGATTAACTACCCCGGCATCGAAAACCAAGGGTTTGCCAGCATCAGCAACAACGAGCTGACCACTCAGCAAATCGCTCACACGCTCAGCCTCAACAAAAGCATAGCTACCGATCTGAACCTGAATGCGGTAATAGGCTACGAGTACACCAAGTTTGAGAATTTGGGCTCCAACGTGAATGCGTTCGGCAACCCCGCCGCGGGGGGCTTTGGGGTCTTCGGTCTCGATTATACCAACTACATTCAGTCATCGGCTACCGGGTCGCGTCAGGTGTCGTCGTTTGTGGACCCGTCCTCGGAGCTACAATCGTTGTTTGGCCGGGCCATCTTCAACTACAAGGACCGCTACATTGTGACCGGCACGCTCCGCCGCGACGCCAGCAGCAAATTTGGTCCTAACAACCGTGCGGGCTATTTCCCCTCCTTTGCAGTGGCCTGGGACCTAGGCCAGGAAGCTTTTTTCCCGGCTGAGCAGCTTTCCCAGCTTAAGCTACGGGCTGGCTATGGCCGCACCGGCAACCAGGAGTTTCCGGCCGGCTCGGCACAGGGGCGCTTCTCCATCAACGACAACGGGGCACAGGCTCCCATCAACGATGCCAACCCCGACCTGAAATGGCAGTCAGATGCACAATTCAATGCCGGCGTTGATATTGGGGCGTTCAACAACCGCCTCACCTTCACAGCCGACTACTTCCACAAGTCTACTACCGACTTGCTGTTTCCGCGCCTACCCGGCCAGCCTGCTCCACCGGTACAGGCCATCCGCTGGACCAACCTCGACGGAAAAATCGTGAACAAGGGCGTAGAGCTAGCCCTAGGCACTACGCTTATCACTAATGAGCAAGTGGAAGTAAGTCTCAATGCCAACGCCACGTTTATTCGTAATGAGGTAACGGGCCTGAGTGGGGCCGACATTCCGACTGGGGCTATTAACGGGCAGGGCCTGACGGGGGCATTGTCGCAACTTATCACCAACGGCTACCCCATCAACGCCTTTTTCCTACCCCAGTACAATGGCATCAATGAGCAGGGCTTGTCCAACGCGTTTGGACCGGCGGTGTACTCAGGCAGCCCGAACCCTCGTACGTTGCTGGGCTTAGGTGCCAATGCCCGCTATGGCAAACTCTCCCTGGTGGCCAACATGACCGGCGTATTTGGGCAGTACATCTACAACAACACGCTCAACGCAGTAGGTGCTATCGGTCAGATTGGAGCCGGCAAAAACATTGCCCTTTCCACGTTTGAAAACTCTACCAAAGAAGCAACCGGCAACCCCTCAGCGGCCTCTACGCGCTACCTGGAGAAGGGCAATTACCTGAAGATGTCTAACCTCACGCTGGCCTACAGCTTTGGCGATATAGGCAGCTTCCTGAAGGGCGCCCGGATTTACGCCACGGGCCAGAACCTATTCGTGATAACCAAATACGATGGGTTTGATCCGGAAATCAACACCGTGAAGCGCGGAGCCAACCAGGTGCCTTCCATCGGTATCGACTACCTGCCTTACCCCAGTGCCCGCACCTTCACATTCGGCGTCAACTTCTCTCTGTAG
- the ygiD gene encoding 4,5-DOPA-extradiol-dioxygenase, which produces MNSLQDLHTTASSFQKTAKMPVLFVGHGSPMNALADNPFTQTLHRLGQDIRNLQPPRAILVVSAHWLTRGTFVTVNERPETIHDFGGFPQELFDMQYPAPGAPEVAQEVLAALPDAHPSDEWGLDHGTWTVLHHMFPEADIPVFQLSIDYYKPITYHAELSRQLQFLRRRGVLILGSGNIVHNLRQSMPSFMNDDPRPHAWAVEFDAWAKAKIDQRDLFSLAHYQQAGASGPLSVPTPDHYIPMLYSLALAEPDDDIRHAFEEVSFGGMSMRTFVVG; this is translated from the coding sequence ATGAATTCTCTGCAAGACCTCCATACCACTGCCAGCAGCTTCCAGAAAACCGCCAAGATGCCCGTGCTTTTTGTAGGTCACGGCTCCCCGATGAATGCGCTGGCCGATAACCCGTTTACCCAAACGCTGCACCGGCTAGGCCAGGATATCCGGAACCTGCAGCCGCCCCGCGCCATTCTAGTGGTATCGGCGCACTGGCTTACGCGCGGCACCTTTGTAACCGTGAACGAGCGGCCGGAAACCATCCACGACTTTGGCGGCTTCCCGCAGGAATTGTTCGATATGCAGTACCCCGCGCCCGGCGCACCCGAGGTAGCCCAGGAAGTGCTGGCTGCCCTGCCCGACGCGCACCCTAGCGACGAATGGGGGCTCGACCACGGCACCTGGACGGTGCTGCACCACATGTTTCCGGAGGCCGATATTCCGGTGTTCCAGCTCAGCATCGACTACTACAAGCCCATTACCTACCACGCCGAGCTATCCAGGCAGCTGCAGTTTCTGCGCCGCCGCGGCGTCCTGATTCTGGGTAGCGGCAACATTGTGCATAACCTGCGCCAGAGTATGCCCAGCTTCATGAACGACGACCCACGCCCGCACGCCTGGGCCGTGGAGTTTGACGCGTGGGCCAAAGCCAAAATCGACCAGCGGGACTTGTTTTCCCTGGCCCATTACCAGCAGGCCGGTGCCAGTGGCCCGCTTTCGGTGCCCACACCCGACCACTACATCCCGATGCTGTACAGCCTGGCCCTGGCCGAGCCCGATGACGATATCCGCCACGCCTTCGAGGAGGTGAGCTTCGGCGGCATGAGCATGCGCACGTTTGTGGTAGGGTAG
- a CDS encoding acetamidase/formamidase family protein, with the protein MKLPSILLPGTLAIGLGLLLNTGAVAQQNAAAGKPTTHQLKPTPTTVAWGFYDAAAQPVLRIKSGDKVEVQTLITSSPTRLEGAGVAPAQVEQSLRDIYQAVTNKGPGGHILTGPIYVEGAEPGDVLEVRIRKVELAIPYAYNAFGPTSGFLPEDFGYAKMRIIPLDKKRMVANFAPGIEVPLRPFFGSMGVAPPPAAGRINSAPPGIHAGNLDNKELVAGTTLYIPVHVAGALFEVGDGHAGQGNGEVDITALETSLTGTLEFFVRKDMHLTWPRAETPTDYITMGTDEDLTKATKVALREMIDFLMKEKGLTHDDAYMLASVAANMEITQLVDGTKGVHSMIPKKIFTGKTPQKK; encoded by the coding sequence ATGAAACTCCCCTCTATTCTCTTACCTGGCACGCTGGCCATCGGCTTGGGCCTGCTGCTCAATACCGGCGCAGTGGCGCAGCAAAATGCGGCGGCCGGCAAGCCTACCACGCACCAGCTAAAGCCCACGCCCACCACCGTGGCCTGGGGTTTTTACGATGCCGCTGCTCAGCCCGTATTGCGCATTAAGTCCGGCGACAAGGTAGAAGTCCAGACGCTCATTACCTCCAGCCCCACGCGCCTGGAAGGGGCCGGCGTGGCCCCCGCGCAGGTAGAACAATCCTTGCGGGATATTTATCAGGCCGTCACCAACAAAGGTCCGGGCGGACACATTCTCACGGGGCCTATTTACGTGGAAGGCGCCGAGCCCGGCGACGTGCTGGAAGTGCGCATCCGAAAGGTGGAGCTGGCCATTCCGTACGCCTACAACGCCTTCGGGCCCACCAGCGGCTTTTTGCCCGAGGATTTCGGCTACGCCAAAATGCGCATCATTCCGCTGGATAAAAAGCGCATGGTGGCCAACTTCGCGCCGGGCATAGAAGTGCCGCTGCGGCCGTTTTTCGGGAGCATGGGCGTGGCACCGCCACCCGCCGCGGGCCGCATCAACAGCGCGCCGCCCGGCATCCACGCCGGCAACCTCGATAATAAAGAACTGGTAGCGGGCACCACGCTCTACATTCCGGTACACGTGGCCGGGGCATTGTTTGAAGTAGGAGATGGGCACGCCGGCCAGGGCAATGGCGAGGTAGACATCACGGCCCTAGAAACCTCCCTGACCGGCACGCTAGAGTTCTTCGTGCGCAAGGATATGCACCTGACCTGGCCCCGCGCCGAAACGCCCACCGACTACATCACGATGGGCACCGATGAGGACCTCACCAAAGCCACCAAAGTGGCCCTGCGCGAAATGATTGACTTTCTGATGAAGGAAAAAGGCCTTACCCACGACGACGCCTACATGCTCGCCAGCGTGGCCGCCAACATGGAAATTACGCAGCTGGTGGATGGCACCAAAGGCGTCCATAGCATGATTCCGAAGAAGATCTTCACCGGAAAAACGCCGCAGAAGAAGTAG